In Candidatus Poribacteria bacterium, the following proteins share a genomic window:
- a CDS encoding DUF1156 domain-containing protein, protein MYHIEVDFPIEQVNPLAQREANARRPYQLLHKWWARRLGCVFRTILLASLIPDEEWKRLDEIAHKQGRTAWHWLYYRQCHKGHNDADHTGHGCAIELINRYCRDKIVLDPFMGGGTTVVEALRLGCKVIGLDVNPVAWFITKKSVEPVDLERLKAAFKDLETTVAPSIKKWYRTRCPKGHEADIMYVFWVKTVRCSSCGRKTRLFNSFRLATKKGKDAVVCPECYRVQWVEEGSNEVICVDCGHMFDPRAGFASGGRFICEHCGAEDRTVDWVRRTGDKPDYEMFALEYWCEECYREARRKGYTHRQAQTMARGYKGADEIDRQLYRDACREFEKVKDTLPLPPADLELPDGYNTQQAIKQGMRRWRDLFNPRQLLCLGKLMRAILEIEDKTVRELMVITVSDATDVNNMLCRYLDDSRRTRPMFSHHAYWPVDRSSENNVWGTAFGEGTFQARFHKTLKAIQWLLAPREVIEKGKKVMPGDNPMTTMTRNVREVLREEGRCALFARTAEDLSFLPAGSVDAVITDPPYYGNVMYSELSDFFYVWLRLALKDEYPEFSPPLVPKEREIIVNEKAQKDDVFFRRGLLRCFKECHRVLKENGLLAFTFHHEKPKAWAAVLDAVLQAGFDIRRVWTYHSESSESIHRHGIRFDTVIVARKRQREPDEASWRLLQDEIAAEVQAELRRLLENGAGLGIEDVFVLTMGKALAVYSRHYPKVMHGGKQVRLDEAIEDIEGLVNEQIDAYWGMVVPGWLDVLDRIYLQSLAHREVVLRDQLVKMSTYAGVGFDELEARRLIRRGKKAGVYVVAKPQERKEYLKKRMEDMSPVDRAHWLYITYKEGRSLSREVPEVYMDGLEEVLDALARITRDRVYGLIKREVERFKGQILHP, encoded by the coding sequence ATGTATCACATTGAGGTCGATTTCCCCATCGAGCAGGTCAATCCGCTGGCGCAGAGGGAGGCCAACGCTAGGAGACCATATCAGCTTCTGCACAAATGGTGGGCGAGACGGCTGGGCTGCGTGTTCCGTACGATTCTGCTGGCATCGCTGATTCCAGATGAGGAGTGGAAGCGGCTTGATGAGATCGCTCATAAGCAAGGCAGAACTGCGTGGCACTGGCTTTACTATCGGCAATGTCACAAAGGACATAACGACGCCGACCACACCGGTCACGGCTGTGCAATCGAACTGATCAACCGATATTGCAGGGATAAAATCGTCCTCGACCCGTTCATGGGCGGCGGCACTACGGTTGTCGAGGCGCTGCGCCTGGGCTGTAAGGTCATCGGACTGGATGTCAACCCCGTCGCGTGGTTTATCACTAAAAAGAGCGTTGAACCGGTTGATCTGGAGAGGCTAAAGGCAGCGTTCAAGGATTTGGAGACTACCGTTGCCCCGTCCATAAAGAAGTGGTATCGCACACGGTGTCCGAAAGGACACGAAGCGGATATCATGTATGTATTCTGGGTCAAAACGGTACGCTGCTCTTCATGTGGCCGAAAGACGCGGTTGTTCAATTCGTTCAGGCTCGCCACAAAGAAGGGAAAGGATGCCGTGGTCTGCCCGGAGTGCTATAGGGTGCAGTGGGTGGAGGAGGGAAGTAATGAGGTGATCTGCGTGGATTGCGGGCACATGTTTGATCCCCGTGCGGGTTTCGCCTCAGGCGGCAGGTTCATCTGTGAACATTGTGGCGCGGAGGATAGAACGGTGGATTGGGTGCGACGCACGGGGGATAAACCTGACTACGAGATGTTCGCCCTCGAATACTGGTGTGAAGAATGCTATAGGGAAGCTCGACGGAAAGGCTACACTCATCGGCAAGCCCAGACGATGGCACGCGGATACAAGGGAGCGGATGAGATCGACCGCCAGCTCTACAGGGATGCCTGCCGTGAGTTCGAGAAGGTGAAGGATACCCTGCCTTTGCCTCCTGCCGATTTGGAACTACCCGATGGTTACAACACGCAGCAGGCTATCAAGCAAGGTATGCGTCGCTGGCGGGACCTCTTCAACCCTCGCCAGCTCCTCTGCCTCGGAAAGCTCATGCGGGCGATACTGGAGATCGAGGATAAAACAGTGAGGGAGTTGATGGTGATAACAGTCTCAGATGCAACCGATGTAAATAACATGCTTTGTCGTTACTTAGATGATAGTAGACGCACCCGTCCAATGTTCAGTCACCATGCTTACTGGCCTGTAGATCGTTCTTCCGAGAATAATGTATGGGGTACAGCTTTCGGCGAGGGAACATTCCAAGCGCGGTTCCATAAGACCTTAAAGGCAATCCAATGGCTGCTTGCTCCAAGGGAGGTGATCGAAAAGGGCAAAAAGGTTATGCCCGGCGATAACCCTATGACAACTATGACGAGGAATGTAAGAGAGGTTTTACGAGAGGAGGGGCGTTGTGCCCTCTTCGCTCGTACAGCCGAGGACTTGTCCTTTCTGCCTGCGGGAAGCGTGGATGCCGTCATCACCGACCCGCCCTATTACGGCAATGTGATGTATTCCGAACTGAGCGATTTCTTCTACGTCTGGCTGCGGTTGGCGCTCAAGGACGAATATCCCGAATTCTCCCCTCCGCTGGTGCCAAAAGAGCGTGAGATCATCGTCAACGAAAAAGCACAAAAAGATGACGTTTTCTTCCGTCGGGGCTTGCTGCGGTGCTTCAAGGAGTGCCATCGTGTGCTCAAAGAGAACGGGCTTTTGGCCTTCACCTTCCACCACGAAAAGCCGAAAGCGTGGGCTGCCGTACTGGACGCCGTGCTGCAAGCGGGATTCGACATCCGAAGGGTGTGGACGTACCATAGCGAAAGCTCAGAAAGCATCCATCGTCATGGCATTCGTTTCGACACAGTGATCGTCGCCCGGAAACGGCAGAGGGAACCGGACGAGGCATCATGGCGGTTGCTCCAGGACGAGATAGCGGCTGAGGTGCAGGCGGAGCTGAGACGGCTGTTGGAAAACGGCGCCGGGCTGGGTATAGAGGATGTGTTCGTCCTCACGATGGGCAAGGCATTGGCGGTCTATTCGAGGCATTATCCGAAGGTGATGCATGGGGGCAAGCAGGTGAGACTGGACGAGGCGATCGAGGATATCGAGGGATTGGTCAACGAACAGATCGACGCCTATTGGGGGATGGTGGTGCCGGGATGGCTGGACGTGCTCGATCGCATCTACCTTCAGAGCCTGGCGCACCGCGAGGTCGTGCTCCGCGACCAGTTGGTCAAGATGTCCACCTATGCGGGCGTGGGGTTCGACGAGTTAGAGGCTCGAAGGCTCATCCGCCGTGGCAAAAAGGCGGGGGTTTACGTGGTAGCTAAGCCACAGGAACGCAAGGAGTACCTGAAGAAGAGAATGGAGGATATGTCGCCGGTTGATAGGGCACATTGGCTTTACATCACCTACAAGGAGGGTCGTAGTCTGAGCAGAGAGGTGCCGGAGGTCTATATGGACGGATTGGAGGAGGTACTGGACGCCCTCGCAAGGATCACCCGTGACAGAGTTTATGGGTTAATTAAGCGGGAAGTAGAGCGGTTCAAAGGACAAATCTTACATCCATAG